The region GCTGAATGAGAAATCAGATGTATATAGCTTTGGCATTGTTCTGCTAGAGCTACTCACTGGGAAGAAGGCAGTGGATAATGATTCCAATTTGCATCAATTGGTATGTGCATCAAACTGTTATGTGGAATATATTAACTGATATTATTGATTTGAGTTGTCGATTTTATGAAATCTTtattgattatttttatgttGAATGTGAATTCAGATATTGTCCAAGGCTGATAATAACACTGTAATGGAAGCGGTGGATCCTGAGGTATCCGTTACCTGCGTTGATTTGGCTCATGTCAAGAAGACCTTTCAACTTGCTTTGCTATGCACAAAAAAGAACCCTTCCGAGAGGCCTACCATGCATGAAGTAACAAGGGTACTTATTTCACTTCTTCCCGCACCTCCAAGTAAAGTCATTGCAGCTACGGGGAAGAGTTTCGACTATGCTCCTTTCGTGGTTGACAAGGGACAGCACCACCGAAAATTGGATGGACTACAACCTCAGCGCGATAACAGTTCTTCTAATGCTCAATGGTTTGTTCGATTCGGAGATGCTATATCCAAGGATTCCCTTTGACTCCTGGTGTCTTCCTACTGTGACTCATGTTATAGACAACAAGTTGATGAAGGGTGAAAGTAAAGACTTTTTTGTGTTTTGATATTTCCTTAAATATATAACCTTAGCAAATAGAAAGAATGGCTTATTGTAGAAGCACTTGTTCCTAGGTATTGTATCCTCAAATGGTTTATTCCACTTGTTTAACTTTTTGGATAGACTGATTTTGGATAGAAGCACTTATTTATATGAAAAGGTTAAGTATTTCTACAGTTTATGTACTATCATAATTCAAGATTTTTCTTTGGAAAATGTTCCATTTCCACACATGTGAAATTTTgtgaaatttcaaaacacattTTACTACAACACAATAATTTCTAGTAAAATCAACATTCTGCAATCTCAATAAAAGGAAAGTCTTTAATGTTTAAAATCTACAGCAGTCTTGGTTCTGTATCTTGTGAATTTGCTGTTTAGACTAGTTTCAGCCTAGGGTAGTGCTTTCTCTTCAACAAACCTTCAATCATATTGCTGCTGCTTACAATGGAGAAGCATCCAAAAACTTGTTTTCTTGTGATTTTCTGCATGTTTTGTTGATGCAAAATAGCAAAATTTGGTATTGTAATTCCTTTTGAGTAAACGCAAACAAAAATCAAAGGGTGAAAAGTTACCTTTGGGGGATCCCATTTGTTCATTTGAGTTGCTTTTCTTCTACAGCTTCTTCTCCTGCTCATCATAATAAGCTCTCCAAGTGTCGGTTGCTTGCTCGACACATCACACATATAGTCTTCATCCTCAAAACCTTTACCCTTTAGTTCCACCGAACTTGAACTTCCCTTTTCAGTATAACCAACATTCTTCTCAAGAAAACCAGACTTCGGTGGAAACAAAGGAAAAAGACATTCCAGAAAAGCCGAACCAGTTAAACTCGACACACCAGTTGCATAACTACTTAAACTATCTGTCTCCGATGAAGCTGGAGAGACCGGAGAAGATGGAGTATAGAGCAAGTCACAAGTATTCTTCGAAAACAAACCTTGCTGCATCGGAATAATAGCCGTAGAGAGTTTAAaacattcatctgcatcaaaaCTAAACGCTTCAAACTCCAAGCTAGTTATGCTTTCATGTTGAGCATCAACATGTGAGAAACTAGGGAGTGGTATTCCAGGCTTTTCCTCCCAAACAAAAGGAACGGATGCAATTTGTTTGAGTGGAGATTTTGGTAACTTAGAAACTGATGAGACCATTGGTTTCCAATCTTTTATAGGAATGCCTGGTTTTGTTTCCCATATAAAAGGAACTGAAGGTGGTTCTCTAATATGTTTCTTcctttgtttttcatccattttttttaatttctatgAATGTGTTTGAGTTGGTACTTTTTATAGTAGTTGTAGATGTGGAATAGTAGTGGTTTAGTGCCAACTTTTTTTGAACTGTGCCATTTTGTTTTCATAAAGATTAGGCATACCTGCTCCACTTCAAGATCATGAATTAAGTATTGTCGTATCAGTGCAATATTATCCAAAACTCTACGACCAAGAATACTGTAAATTGTAGAAAATGAATAAGAAATTCGAAGTTAAAAATACAagattaaaaaatatatttaaatcATTATTAAATACTTTTTAATATATAATCCATATAATTTTGGTTGAGAAACATCAATCCTGAAGTTAATAGAATAAATCTATATTAATAAAGATCAATCCTTTTGATTGATCAAACTTTTTGTTCTTCACCATTTGTTGCAAGATGATTTTACATTACACCGAGAATTAAAAGTGAGACAAAAGAGAAAATTCTGAAAAAAGATGAATGTATTATTGTGCAAATTGCACTCTAAGTGTTGGTTACAATGTGCGTTAATCACAACTATGATTTATGAAACTACACAAATCTTTTACAAAACTTGTTATTCTTAGTACAAATGAAATAGAgactccctctatttatagatgagattaCTTGCACTCAAAGTAATCACAAAATAACTAACTCAATTAAAACTAAGCTAAATCAATATTTTTTGACTCTATTGACTCCTTCGACTCATTCGACAAGCTGTAATTGACTTTCTGAATGTGTTCATGGtagattaaaaaatatatttGTTAGTTAGAAAGTGTGAATTTTGAAAGCGTTGGTCATCAATCAAAAATATGATTGTAGTGCAACATAATGAGATACATATCTCATTTGGAAGAAGTATATGTTTAGTGGGGAGTGGAGGAAAACTGAATTTGAGTTGGATAAAAAGTGTAATTTAgaggaattaaaataaaatagtatataTTTTAAAAGTTAGACAAAAATTAAGTATTTAGAGTATTTTCTATCAGTACATGAAAGGTAAAGGAATAGCATAAAAAAAGAACTTTGAGAAAGGAGTGTTAGGGCTTGAGAGAAGGAACCATTTGAAGTTGATTTGTTGAATTTTTCTAGAATTACATGGTAGGGGGATTCTTCATCTATGAGTGTTGAATTCATAAAGGGGTAGAGAGGTTTTCCTTAACCTCCAATAAgatttttttctcttttgttgATTTGTGTTGTATGATGAGCAATTGATTGAAATTCTGTTTTATACCATGTTTCGATTGCAATTTTGTGTATTATTCTTGTAGTGATTGTGTCATATGTTGGTTGTTCATAAACATGATTTTTTTTAGATGAAAGTTGGATTTTCAAAGCATGaattaattttgtttttgtgGTTAAATTGTTGGAATAACATGTTAGATTAATAGATATTATCATGTTTTAATGTGGGAATCATGGGGGTGTTGTTTCTGCATTATTTGAGAGTGTTTGAGTGAGTTTTCACAGGTTTTGCCATAGCTGAACGAAATTCCGCTTCTATTAGCAGGGTGACGAGCATCACCCGTATGACACCCTAAGCGGCATGCACTGTGAAACACTGACGGGCGTCAGACACATGACGGGGAGACCATCATGATCTCCGGGCGAGTATAGTCTTGACAAGTCGTCACAGTGTGACGTGCTGAGTGATTGGAAGGATGATGAGCGTCGTCCTGGTGACGGGTTGCCCAACATCGAGTCAGAATGCGTGTTCTAACCTGTTGAGTTGAGTTTTGTGCGTGGTTTTGTCGGGCGGTCGAAGATTGACTGTTGTTTGGCGTATTTTGATAAGTATggtttaattaattaaattatatgGTGACTTGTCCCAAGCCTTGACTGAGGATTTGGAGCTCAAAGTGAGGGATCGGGGTTCGTAGAGATTAGGACCCGGTTCGTATAAAGAACCAAATGTTAAGTCGGTACCGCACACATATAGAGTTGAGTTATGAGTCTGGTACATAGTTGGGACCATGACGAGCACGAGTCCAGTCATGGTTGCATTATATTGCATGATTGTGATTGGATGAGTGTATTGTGTGTTAGATATGAATACATGATCTTGGTGCGTTCCTCTGAATTGTGGATGATTTTATAGATGTATGAATCTATCCTGAATGTTTATGCACCGTTTATTATTTGAATGTATTATCACCCTTTTTTTGTGTTGTTGCGCCTATGCTCCTTTGGAGTATATATAATCAGGTATCTAAGTAGAAGCTTGAGGCTAAGGAAGGTGTTGTGCCTCTTTAGTTGCTTGTCGCTCAAGTCTATAGTTGAAGTCGCTCTAATATGTAACAAGAGGGGACAAGTTGTTTGTCATTATATTGTCTTGCATATCTTCATTTGCTTTCAGCATTGAACCAATTTTCAAACCTTTGGTTGTTAAGGCTTTTATGCCAACTATTTTCTAATTTTCCGCTGCTTATGAAATGATTAGTTGTAATTATATGGTTTTAAATGGTTTTGATTGTGCGAGTAACATTCTGCTTTAGTGGATATTTATGTTTTctttgtattttattatttaattgtCGAGTCGGGAAGTATGGTCTTTCATAATGGTATCATAGCAGGTTGGTCCATCCGACCAGGTTCTTGACATGTTAATTGTTCCCTAGTATGCAACACGTGTATGTACACTGTAGATGCATTATTTCTTCTGATGTCTGTTTTACGGTGTGAAGAATGGTTGGAAGAACGATCGCGCAATTGTTGATGCTTTGGAGTCAGTGGATCAGGAGCTGCATGGACATCAGAACCAGGATGATGATGAATTTCATGGCATGGGAAAATTTTAGAGGAATAATCTGCCAACGTTAAAGGACAGGTATGACCCGGAGGGTGCTCATGCATGTCTGAAAGAGATTGAAAAGATTTTCTGAGTGATGGCTTGTATTAAGGAACATAAAGTATTGTTTAGTACCCACATGTTGTCTGAAGAGGCCGTAGATTGGTGGGATAATGCACGTCAGAGGCTAGAGGTGGTTGGTACTGAGATTACTTAGGTTGTGTTCAGAGCGCAGTTTTTGGAGAAGTACTTTCCTAAGGATATGAGTAGCAAGAAGAagattgaattccttgagctgaagcaaggaaatTCGACGATTGTAGAGTATGCTGCCAAGTTTGAGGAGCAAGTGAAGTTATGTTCGCATTATAATAATGTTGTTGCGAATGGCTCAAAATGGCTCAAGTTTGAGAGCAGGACGCGTCCCGAGATCAAATAAGGTATTGGTTACCTGGAGATCCGTCACTTTTTTGTACTGGTGAATAACTGCATAATCTATGATGAGGATATCAGAGCCCGATATGCTCACTACAAGAGTGTTAGTGAGAAGAAAGGGAAGAGTCAGATTTGTGGGAAGCCATGCAGAATTCCAGCTGATAAAGGGAAACAAAGGGTACCAGGTGATAATAATCGAAGTTGGGGAGAGACTCCTACTTCTATGAGATGTTTTAAGTGTGGTGAGTATGGACATCATGATCCTGAGTGCTAGAGCACAAATATGAACTACTTCAAGTGTGGGAAGTCAGGTCACCATGTTGCTGATTGTAGGAGTAATAACTTGACTTGCTTTAACTATGGAGAGTGAGGTCATATTAGTACTCAGTGTGAGAAACCGAAGAAGGACCATCTAGAGGGAAGGTTTTTGCATTGTCTAGAGCATATGTTATTGCGTCAAATAACTTGATTCGAGGTACATGCTTTATCAATAATACTTATTTGATTACTATTGTTGATACATGTGCGACACATTCGTTTATATCGGTTGAGTGTGTGTTGAGGTTGAAGTTAGTGGCGTCTACTATGAATGGTAGCATGTTCATTGATACCCTAACTAGTGGTTCAACGACTACTTCTGTAGTGTGTTTTAATTGTCATGTGACAATTTTTGGGCGAGATTTTGGGATGGACTTAGTGTGTTTTCCTTCAAGTAAGCTTGACATTGTTGTGGGAATCAATTGGCAGGCCCCCTCTACGTAGCCAGAAGTCTTACGTGTATGGCTCCAGCTGGACCATACGCCTTACCCTGGGCCATACACGTATGAGTGCAAAAACAACCCATACGCTTATAGTcgaggccatacgcgtatggcacaaTCCAGATTTGAAAAAGCCCATAATTTATCTATATAGCTGAAAAACACGAATTTCCAAGGGTTGGACGATTTTTTAGTACAAAGAACGCGTTTTGAAGGCTGGAACACTGAAGATTTCATGGTGGATCAAGAATTTCATGAAATTTTGTGATTGAAGATCTCTTTTTTCCTTTAATTTGTAATGTCTACACTTTCTGTCATATTTTTATTTACCGTTATGAGTAGCTAAACCTTTAAATGTTAGGGGATGTCCCTAGTTCAGATTTATGATACAATTCTAGATTTCTACCTTGTAATAACTTTGATTTTATGATATTTGACTTATTTATAATTTATGTCTTATGTTTTTTATAACATCCTAAAAACCCGCACGAAATTATCAAAGAATTTAGTTAACAAAATACAATCACTTTGGGTGTCACTCACAACAATCATAATCTGCTCCGTAACACGAGTTATAACAAAATAGTTTAATACACACATTTGTATctaggatgtttacacgacatccaactcATTTGAATAACTTCGCAGTGGAATCATAATAAAAAAACATACCAATTTAAAATTTCATAATAGTTTTCataacaaaattaaaagcacCAACTCGTGAGTCTTCTCCAAGTGCTATCACACCAAAACATAAAACAAATACGAGAGCATGCATTGTCTCTCAGAAAATTtcaatataaaataaataattcgCTCCACAGTGTTACATATTAGAGCATAACCAAAACTAACACGAATAAATTAAAAGAAATAGCTCCAGGAGCTAACTTCCACTCACAACAGCTtctctactcttgagtatctacatgatgcccatgtaaaggaAACATTCAAACATAATGGGTGGGAATTCAtattaataataacaatatagAATTTAAAATAGAGTACAACATTTATACAATCATGCATAATAACAATCACATTCTCACACCCAAATTATCATCAGTATCATATACGACAACACCATCATCATACATAGTCATATTTCACGCATATAATTCATCCATGCTATGTGACTCACGATAATGACTAATATGTATATGGCGCCAATTCAATATTGGATTCTTCTTACGAACCTGATTCCCTATTCGGAATCCCGAACTCCCCTTTCTGAGTTTTGGATAAGTCTTTCATACCCCTTCGAACCTATGACTTATCTTCTtcaacatatcaacaatggatGTATGGCATGGTAATAATGCAATTAACacaataattataataatatttagtgATTCGCAATTGATCACACAATTTCAACCATGTGTAACGTAATCCACCCTTATGGACTACCAACAATATAATCGAACACACCATATCAATCATTCACAACACATCAAATAATTTGTCAATACAAACCTCATCCATATTCGTCACATCATACACTTTTTCCCACCTACTACCAACCTATAATAAAATCGTTAAAAATATTTTATCCttgaaacaaagttatagccctctgtttcagTTACCCAACTCTTCGAACTCCGTCCCAAAATGAtttacgagttgaaagttattatcaaaaccgtgcacgaaggcgttaccAAAAAGTTATTGTTTTCTGAATTTTCCAGCacgattttcatcttctccaaccccaaaAATATCTATGAAATCATCACCACAAATATTTTACCCATGAAAAAAGTTACAGCTctctgtttcagctatccaacgcttcaaactCTGTACCAAAATGAtttacgagttgaaagttatgatcaaaaccgtgcacaGAGGCGTTACCCaaaagttgttgtttttctgaaattttcataacgattttcatcttctccaactccaaaaacgtccatgaaatcattacaaaaaatattttatggttttaaattcaattatatatatatatatatatatatatatatatatatatatatatatatatatatatatatatatatatataatcacaGATCTATATACTATATTAATCCCTAAAACCTTCAAACATCATCAATGGTCGACAACATGGACACTTTAAAACATAAATTTCATTCAACAAATATCAACATTCGTCATCAATCCAAAGAGAATTAAGAATTCCTCTACCCTTCCATTCATGTCATACTATTGAATCAAATTCTCATCCTTACCTTGTAATTTTAAGAAAATAATCAAACTTTTGACTATGGCTTATCTTCCCTATAGTTCTCCTTAGATTTTCCTTACTTTTCTCTTCTCTtgtctccttttctccaattCCAAAAATCTCACCTCACTTCTCTCCTCATAAATCAAAAATCTAATTTCTATCTTTCTAATATTCTAATAAGACTCATATTATTACTAACTTACATTATTTATTTGAATTCTCCACAATTCACACTTTCCGCCCCAAACtcattattttgttttattttattattttatttaaataataacattaaaatattatttaatcAATTAAGTAATTCTAAATAAATCTATCAGCTTCTAATTACTCGTCACACTCTCTACCTAAGTGTCATCCATCTTGTTGCCctaacacatctcaattatcacacaaataataattaaatacacacataaaattatatttaattaatataaatattttCTAGAAAAATAAGGTGTTACACTTTCTCTTTCGGACAAAGTGAGACTGATTTGTTGTTAATATTTAGGTTAGACCGCCAATGTTAACGCTTAATTATGAGTAATTCATAGTAGATATCTCATAGGCCTAGGGATACCATGTGGAAGCCGGAACATTCTTGATTAAAATTATGCTTATTTTCATCTGTAATTCACTATGGTCATAGGGATTAATTTGAATtattaaaggttttctcactaaggacttaAAAGTAAATACCCTTAAGAATCGATAGTCAATATTGTTGAATTAAGTTATTTCAAGGTTTAtttattgttgttgatgaatcCAATCATACACCTTATCTAACATATTCGCTCATAATACTTTTAAACTGTTTAACTGCTCTATTTACTTCCTTTTGCATTCTATTTTCTACTTTTCCAATCAACAATCCAAAACTCCCAAGTCTTTTGTTTAACTAAATTAAAACAAGAACTCGGTATCGTCAAACATTCCTTGAGATCGACACTTGAGAAAATTTCCCTTATCACTATATTGGAAGATTAATACACTTTCTAATTTACCGATCACTAACCTTTTGTTTATTCTTTCATTTCTAAAACATTTAATATCAACTTGGACAAAAAGAGAGACCATTGGAGTCTAGCATTCTAGTAGAACCTTCGAACAATCAATTTCGAGGCACACATCTTGTTCTTATTGAAAGTTCTttgtccatcaaacaattttcATAAATAGATTGAATGAAAAAGGATCATTGGAGTTTAACATTCAAGTAATCCCCGAGTAATTTGTCTAAAGGCTCACGTCTTGTTCTCGCCAAACATTCATCATTTTCCTAAAAAACACCTAACATATCAAACCTATTTTCTCGCCCTTGTGCGACCGAAAACCTTTTCAAAAGGGCATTGTATAGTCTGACCTAACGTGTGtacaaactagcgcttaagtctCCTCCACGAGTATGCAAGGCAAGATTTAATCATTAAAATGCAATCTAAACACTTgtcaaataaaaaaaatcaacCAATTAAAAATTTCTTTTTAGAAATGAGTTTGCTTTATCCATTTCGATGTGAAACAAATAAAAGCTTCGGTCTCCAAGAGTGAGCAATAATAAAAGATTTAATCACTTGAAATGTATAAAGTGATACTCTTAATTAACCAAGGCGTAATTTTCAATGCAGAACTACatagctttgaattcctcattgtacATGAGGATACGTAGGAGTGAGACCCGTAATCTCATCAAACACTCTAATAAAAAAAATTGTGACATCTTTCCTTTACCTTTTGCACTTTTATAATTCGAAGGAAACaattaacataagctaacattcaatcaTAAGTTTAACTAAAACGTTTTCGTTGAGtattgtaagttgtaaatgcacctaagaggggggggggggtgaattaggttgTTAAAAAATCTTCGAACTagtttccggtttttggttattttatgTTTATGTGCGGAAAGgtaaattgcggaaagtaaaaagacaccggaaattatagtggttcccttcacaatccgaaggtacatccactcccctttcacacgaaagagatttcactatagttagaattatggtacagcctactcacaccaatggtgatacctactatctaacctataggtaaacaagtgtgCAAGAACAATCCTCTTACAACACaaacccttgtgtccaacaatcctggatcacaagtcaaacaaaaataaatctttttgatgattttaacaaagtgtagtattatcaatcttctctgaattgatcttctccttagataaataattcactcaatgaaaaatatacaagtgttcaaaaatggaatgagatgaaaattttATTAAGAACACTTTTAAAAATATTGAAggaaatatgaaagagtgattattttaagtttgtatgaaaattcttggaggtaaaaattcattttgaaaatttaagaatttatattgccaaaataccttttcaaagaggtataaaTTTGTCATAGAAAAGTGATGAAAAGGTACAATTTTCTGGAAAAAGTTTTcactgaaacgaacagtgttaaccggttagccaaatgggttaaccggttaacgcatattAACGTTAACAAAGAATCCAAAAAACTgggccgttaaccggttaacccatatggttaaccggttaacactgttgaaatgcagaaaaatactttaagaaaattGTGTTTTTCATTCCAACAagttaacaaatggttatgttaaaaatgcaaatgcagatcatgattgttgaacacttgtatactaatctaagagtgaattagatataccttagaagtgaatcaacaatcttgcaaaaGGTTGACTTGAACAAGAAGCTTGAACCAAATGTTGCTCATGcatgcatatgtggcttgatcactttgatgcttgaattatctttgaagctcttctctttttgcattgatacatgttgtcttcatcaaaatactttttggattgaagcttacttctacaatctccccctttttgatgatgataaccaactttgagatagatgcttgaaagtgaagtttctctaatttgattctccccctaagtttaagaactccccctaaatgagaggcatacaaaattctgcatagagaaaccattagagaaccaagtcttctccccctttggcattagcaaaaaggaagaaaCATATGAACAAGAAAAGTAGACAAGCATACACGCATTTTGTGATCAATTAATAAACATTCAAGCACATATGATGACAGAAATATAATTGGATTAATCAAAAGTGTACGATAAACAATCAACATAAGCAAAACTAAAACTAAAACAGAACAACACATAGCAAGAAACATAGATAAAACATAGTGCTTTATTCTTCTTCCGAACTGTCCTCATTCTCCTCGCCTTCCGCTTCACTACCGACTtcaccttcatcatcttccacGGGAAGGTTGCGGGAACTTAACACAAGGTTTCGAAGGCTTTTGATAGCGCGGGTGGTTTCACGGTGTTGGCTCATCATGGTGGTATAGATAAACTCATTTGTAATGCCACCCTCCGGAATAGGAAAGTTTGAAGAAGAAGATCCGTCATCATACTTGTAAGATCCGTCATTGCATTGAATAATCCCGGTATTCTTCATAATAGTAACACCATTGATCTCATTGGTGGTAGGGGTCATAGCCAGAAATGGTTCTCTCCCGATTTCCATGTCTGTTAATTCCAAAATCCTTGAGATAAGACGACCATAGGGCAGCCTTGTTTTGAGAGATAGTTGCTGCTTGAGATGATACATCATAGTAGGTAGCCAATTAATTTTGATTTTGTTCTTTACAGCAAAGAGAACCTGCATCTCCAAATCATTGATTTGGGAAAGGTTTGAATCCTTTGGCAGCAAGACATGGCAGATAACATAATGCAACATTCGATCATCAACACACAGGTTCTTAGCATAACAGAGTATGCGAGAAGTGCGCTGTCCCGACACAACAGCATCCCTTGGAAATCTACAGATAGAGTAGTAATATTCCATTTTATCATATTGAGCCCATTTACCATCAACATGATTAACACCTTTCCGAAGAAAAAATCCTGCATAGGGAATCCTAAGAGACGCAGCCAGCGACCCTAGGTCTGTTACAATTTCACAATCTCTCACAGTGGCAGACAGCATATGTTGATCATCATCATTCAGATTCAAGGTGAAATGGTTCAGAAAAGATTTTACCAAATCAGTGTAAATTTTGCCATTATCAGTTATAAATGCATGCAACCCTTGATATCTCAGCAACTCAGGAAAAGTGAAATTAGTAGAGGTGAAAGATTTGAGATTCACATACTTACCCTTAAGCAGATGTCTAACCCTGACTTTGAAATCCATTATCCTTTTCTTGGCTGTTTCCATTTTCAACTCTTCCTCTTCACT is a window of Lathyrus oleraceus cultivar Zhongwan6 chromosome 6, CAAS_Psat_ZW6_1.0, whole genome shotgun sequence DNA encoding:
- the LOC127093099 gene encoding uncharacterized protein LOC127093099 yields the protein MDEKQRKKHIREPPSVPFIWETKPGIPIKDWKPMVSSVSKLPKSPLKQIASVPFVWEEKPGIPLPSFSHVDAQHESITSLEFEAFSFDADECFKLSTAIIPMQQGLFSKNTCDLLYTPSSPVSPASSETDSLSSYATGVSSLTGSAFLECLFPLFPPKSGFLEKNVGYTEKGSSSSVELKGKGFEDEDYMCDVSSKQPTLGELIMMSRRRSCRRKATQMNKWDPPKKITRKQVFGCFSIVSSSNMIEGLLKRKHYPRLKLV